The following proteins are co-located in the Scomber scombrus chromosome 2, fScoSco1.1, whole genome shotgun sequence genome:
- the LOC133991889 gene encoding serum response factor-like has product MGTRTGPNSEPDGGSDPESDSGSDEDASGSCGDRRGVKRERSEREVVSTGLQGARPGKKTRGRVKIKMEFIDNKLRRYTTFSKRKTGIMKKAYELSTLTGTQVLLLVASETGHVYTFATRKLQPMITSETGKALIQTCLNSPDSPPRSDSCSDQRMSATGFEETDLTYQVSEAEGGGEGGKDLIKPAFTSSTQASSSSSSSSLQVSSSSWQPSSVSSNGTLLKTSAGVVLPGGFTLMSGASLPPGTHTIPLSQLQGPVAPGPPTTLHAPPSQPTTLLRLPATVSLSGGGVSQQLQTIQVQASSQTSTNQSSSDIHSPAPTAALPASSSSVAGHMMYPGGHTVMYATPTSSLGDGSLVLNTFSSTGHAHSHDPASVSQVFLTSLPPVAAQIPVSAVQLHPMVISQQSSSSNLAELQVVSLDVHQAKDD; this is encoded by the exons ATGGGAACCAGAACCGGACCCAACTCCGAGCCGGACGGAGGCTCCGACCCGGAGTCCGATTCCGGGTCGGACGAGGACGCTTCGGGATCCTGCGGGGACAGAAGAGGCGTGAAGCGGGAGAGGAGCGAGAGGGAAGTGGTCAGCACCGGGCTGCAGGGAGCCAGACCCGGGAAGAAGACCCGGGGCAGAGTGAAGATCAAGATGGAGTTCATCGATAATAAGCTGCGGAGGTACACAACGTTCAGCAAGAGGAAGACCGGCATCATGAAGAag gccTACGAGCTGTCCACCCTCACAGGTACgcaggtgctgctgctggtggccAGTGAGACGGGACACGTCTACACCTTCGCTACCAGGAAGCTGCAGCCGATGATCACATCAGAAACCGGAAAGGCTCTGATCCAAACCTGCCTCAACTCCCCCGACTCGCCCCCCCGCTCTGACTCCTGCTCCGACCAGAGGATGAGCGCCACCGGCTTCGAGGAGACAGACCTCACCTACCAGGTGTCTGAGGCGGAGGGGGGGGGCGAGGGCGGcaag GATTTGATCAAACCAGCTTTCACCAGCAGCACGcaggcctcctcctcctcctcttcctcctccctgcaGGTGAGCTCCTCCTCCTGGCAGCCGTCCTCCGTGTCGTCCAATGGGACGCTGTTGAAGACGTCAGCTGGTGTCGTACTTCCTGGAGGCTTCACCTTAATGTCAG GTGCGTCTCTGCCTCCCGGCACTCACACCATCCCCCTCAGCCAGCTGCAGGGCCCCGTGGCCCCGGGCCCCCCCACCACCCTGCACGCCCCCCCCTCACAGCCAACCACACTGCTCCGTCTCCCGGCAACCGTGTCACTGTCAG GGGGCGGAGTCTCTCAGCAGCTGCAGACCATCCAGGTTCAGGCCAGCAGTCAGACATCCACCAATCAGAGCAGCTCAGACATTCACAGCCCCGCCCCCACAG CCGCTcttcctgcttcctcctcctcagtggCTGGTCACATGATGTACCCCGGCGGTCACACCGTCATGTACGCCACGCCCACGTCGTCGCTAGGCGACGGAAGCCTTGTCCTCAACACCTTCTCATCCACGGGCCACGCCCACTCACATGACCCAG cttCAGTCTCGCAGGTCTTCCTCACATCACTTCCTCCAGTTGCTGCTCAGATCCCAGTTTCTGCCGTCCAGCTGCACCCG aTGGTCATCagtcagcagagcagcagcagtaatctGGCAGAGCTGCAGGTCGTCAGTCTGGACGTCCACCAAGCAAAAGATGACTGA